In Rosa chinensis cultivar Old Blush chromosome 1, RchiOBHm-V2, whole genome shotgun sequence, a genomic segment contains:
- the LOC112182724 gene encoding uncharacterized protein LOC112182724, with product MKRQSKSAATSSGANPKSTSSSQINTSVGESTTPITPHEGTSTATPEVQGTQATELEDDGSAESILEALKRKERSDIWNHFERDMVDGRIKGKCNYCGKIYYADPRKNGTTSLNNHMDRCPKYPPNIEMMKAKRQKIFSFKKPTTELCTVECTQEELSMLCVEYIILDELPFSHVEGEGFRRFMGRALPYWRIPSRKTSPRMVEALICTQNWLRSENVYLHHMPTVEEMELCEEAEREMLKMSCGAAVGSSRSGMLPPKSKPSKSKTSSFRA from the exons ATGAAGAGGCAATCAAAATCTGCTGCTACTAGTTCCGGTGCTAATCCGAAATCAACTTCTTCATCTCAG ATCAACACTAGTGTTGGTGAATCTACAACACCAATAACTCCCCATGAAGGAACTTCTACTGCAACTCCAGAAGTTCAAGGAACTCAAGCAACCGAGCTTGAAGATGATGGAAGTGCGGAAAGCATCCTTGAGGCGTTGAAACGGAAAGAAAGGTCAGATATTTGGAATCATTTTGAGAGGGATATGGTGGATGGTAGAATTAAGGGTAAATGTAATTATTGTGGAAAAATTTACTATGCCGATCCTAGGAAGAATGGTACAACCTCCCTTAATAATCATATGGATAGGTGTCCAAAGTATCCCCCTaatattgagatgatgaaaGCTAAAAGGCAAaagattttctcttttaaaaaaCCAACTACTGAGTTGTGTACTGTAGAATGCACTCAAGAAGAGCTATCTATGTTATGTGTGGAGTACATTATATTAGATGAGCTACCATTTTCTCATGTTGAGGGAGAGGGGTTTAGGCGTTTTATGGGTAGAGCTCTTCCTTATTGGAGAATTCCTTCCCGTAAGACA AGTCCTAGAATGGTGGAGGCTTTGATATGTACACAAAATTGGCTTAGGAGTGAAAATGTGTATCTACATCATATGCCTACTGTTGAGGAGATGGAGTTGTGTGAAGAAGCGGAAAGAg AGATGCTTAAGATGTCATGTGGAGCTGCAGTGGGGAGTAGTCGGAGTGGAATGTTACCTCCAAAGTCGAAGCCTTCAAAGTCgaagacttcatctttccgAGCTTGA